In Rattus rattus isolate New Zealand chromosome 9, Rrattus_CSIRO_v1, whole genome shotgun sequence, a genomic segment contains:
- the LOC116909882 gene encoding uncharacterized protein LOC116909882 has product MAKGPFSRKPWGPEQMYFDSDPEYEGLFDKPSLEEGHTARAPKSATSAGKKSGRRSGGRALGTRAGLPRKAAARPEPKEEEPPVEEGCYLDHFPHLSIFIYAAIAFSITSCIFTYIHLQLA; this is encoded by the coding sequence ATGGCTAAGGGTCCCTTTTCGCGCAAGCCCTGGGGTCCAGAGCAGATGTATTTCGACTCTGACCCTGAGTACGAGGGCCTGTTCGATAAGCCTTCCCTGGAGGAGGGCCACACCGCGCGTGCACCTAAGTCTGCAACCTCGGCTGGCAAGAAATCTGGTCGGCGCTCGGGCGGGAGGGCTCTGGGGACCCGCGCCGGGCTGCCCCGAAAGGCCGCCGCGCGTCCAGAGCCCAAGGAAGAAGAGCCTCCGGTGGAAGAGGGCTGCTACCTCGACCACTTCCCGCACCTCTCCATCTTCATCTACGCGGCCATCGCCTTCTCCATCACCTCCTGCATCTTCACCTATATCCATCTGCAGCTTGCCTAA